A window from Chitinophaga filiformis encodes these proteins:
- a CDS encoding alpha-L-fucosidase has translation MRKLFLLFSSALLAFSAASAQDHGLEQPYIPETDQAVLQKLDQWQDWKFGMLIHWGAYSQWGIVESWSICPEDEGWTQRQPYGIPYYDYVKKYEALSTTFNPTKFDPSKWAKAAKGAGMEYVVFTTKHHDGFCMWDTKQTDYGIAGSKSPFRNDPRKNVAKEVFTAFQKEGLHTGAYFSKPDWHSEYYWWPYFPPKDRHVNYDVTRYPDRWKNFKDYTYKQIEELMTTMGKIEILWLDGGWVRARKQGTKKENDITAAEIDTRPTKQNEDIDMAGITKMARSHQPGLIVVDRSVHGPFENYRTPEQQIPEKPLSYPWETCMTMANSWSYVPDDKYKPVNKIIHNLVDIVAKGGNYLLNVGPGPDGQLHDEAYTTMAAIGEWMKINGDAIYGTRSIAPYKDGKVCFTRKRNGNVYAIYLLDEGEKLPALVTFEGLKPAKGAKVTVLGAKEKISWKATATGTQITIPAAVQQKAWQHAVAIQLSAVAS, from the coding sequence ATGCGAAAACTATTTCTATTATTTAGTAGCGCACTATTGGCATTTTCCGCGGCCAGTGCGCAGGACCACGGTCTGGAACAGCCCTATATCCCGGAAACCGATCAGGCTGTATTACAAAAGCTGGATCAATGGCAGGATTGGAAATTTGGTATGCTGATCCACTGGGGCGCTTATTCACAATGGGGTATTGTAGAGTCCTGGAGTATCTGCCCGGAAGATGAGGGATGGACACAGCGTCAGCCCTATGGCATTCCCTACTATGATTATGTAAAGAAATATGAAGCACTGTCCACCACTTTTAACCCTACCAAATTTGATCCTTCCAAATGGGCAAAAGCGGCTAAAGGCGCCGGTATGGAATATGTTGTTTTCACAACAAAACACCATGATGGTTTCTGTATGTGGGATACAAAACAGACTGATTATGGCATAGCGGGTTCAAAGAGCCCTTTCAGGAATGATCCGAGAAAGAACGTGGCTAAAGAGGTATTTACGGCTTTCCAGAAGGAAGGATTGCATACAGGCGCTTATTTCTCCAAACCTGACTGGCATAGCGAATATTACTGGTGGCCTTATTTCCCGCCGAAAGACAGGCATGTGAACTATGACGTGACAAGGTACCCTGACCGCTGGAAGAATTTTAAAGACTATACCTACAAACAGATCGAGGAGCTGATGACCACTATGGGTAAGATAGAGATACTCTGGCTGGATGGCGGATGGGTACGTGCCCGCAAGCAGGGAACTAAAAAAGAAAATGATATCACTGCAGCAGAAATTGATACCAGGCCGACAAAACAAAATGAGGATATCGATATGGCAGGTATCACTAAAATGGCCCGCAGCCATCAGCCTGGTCTGATCGTGGTGGACCGTTCAGTACATGGCCCGTTTGAAAACTACCGCACACCGGAACAGCAGATCCCGGAAAAACCATTGTCCTATCCATGGGAAACCTGTATGACGATGGCCAACTCATGGTCATATGTACCGGATGACAAGTATAAACCGGTAAATAAGATCATTCATAATCTGGTGGACATCGTAGCCAAAGGCGGTAACTACCTGCTGAATGTAGGTCCGGGCCCTGATGGCCAGTTGCATGACGAGGCTTATACCACCATGGCAGCCATAGGAGAGTGGATGAAGATCAATGGAGATGCCATCTATGGCACCCGTTCGATAGCGCCTTATAAGGATGGGAAAGTATGTTTTACCCGCAAAAGGAATGGTAATGTATATGCCATTTACCTGCTGGATGAAGGTGAAAAGCTGCCGGCCCTGGTAACATTTGAAGGTCTGAAACCAGCAAAAGGCGCAAAGGTGACTGTGCTGGGTGCAAAGGAAAAGATCTCCTGGAAGGCTACTGCCACAGGTACTCAGATCACGATCCCTGCTGCTGTACAGCAGAAAGCCTGGCAGCATGCGGTTGCTATACAGCTCTCTGCGGTAGCATCATAA
- the lpxB gene encoding lipid-A-disaccharide synthase, whose protein sequence is MKYYIIAGEASGDLHGSNLIKQLKQQDTAADIRCWGGDMMQQAGGTLVKHYKDLAFMGFIEVVMNIRTVLKNMEFCKKDIQQYQPDVLVLIDYAGFNLRIAEWAKPLGYKVVFYISPQVWAWKENRVKKIRTSVDKMLCILPFEQEFYKKWDYEVEYIGHPLIQVIKEAKEKPVDKPLSDKPIIAILPGSRKQEVSVKLPIMLTMAEHFPDYQFIVAQAPSLDDAFIAGLTGAHPNVSTVKGQTYNLLRQAEAALVTSGTATLETALFGVPEVVCYKGSAISYFFAKRLIKVKYIALVNLVMDKPVVKELIQHELNEDNLLKELTLLLKDTTVRNRIKTDYAALWSKLGEKDASRRAAEVIYTEAIS, encoded by the coding sequence ATGAAGTATTACATCATCGCCGGTGAAGCTTCCGGTGATCTCCATGGCAGCAATCTGATCAAACAATTGAAACAACAGGACACCGCAGCGGATATCCGTTGCTGGGGTGGCGATATGATGCAACAGGCGGGAGGAACGCTGGTAAAGCATTATAAAGACCTTGCTTTCATGGGATTCATTGAGGTGGTGATGAACATCCGTACGGTACTGAAGAATATGGAATTCTGTAAAAAGGATATCCAGCAGTATCAGCCGGATGTACTGGTGCTGATCGACTATGCAGGTTTCAACCTGCGCATCGCGGAATGGGCCAAACCGCTTGGATATAAAGTGGTATTTTATATCTCCCCGCAGGTATGGGCCTGGAAAGAGAACCGTGTGAAGAAGATCAGAACAAGTGTTGATAAGATGCTTTGCATCCTGCCCTTTGAGCAGGAATTTTATAAGAAATGGGATTATGAGGTGGAATATATCGGCCATCCGCTTATCCAGGTGATAAAAGAAGCGAAGGAGAAACCGGTGGACAAGCCATTATCAGATAAACCTATTATTGCCATTCTACCTGGCAGCCGTAAGCAGGAGGTGAGTGTAAAATTGCCGATCATGCTTACCATGGCGGAACATTTTCCCGATTACCAGTTCATTGTTGCCCAGGCTCCCAGCCTGGATGATGCCTTTATAGCAGGACTGACAGGAGCGCATCCCAATGTGTCCACCGTCAAAGGACAAACATACAACCTCTTACGCCAGGCAGAAGCCGCACTGGTCACTTCAGGAACCGCCACATTGGAAACCGCTCTGTTTGGAGTGCCGGAAGTGGTTTGTTATAAAGGCAGCGCTATCTCATATTTCTTTGCCAAGAGACTGATCAAGGTAAAATATATTGCGCTGGTCAACCTAGTAATGGATAAACCTGTTGTAAAAGAGCTGATACAGCATGAGCTGAACGAAGATAATCTGTTGAAGGAACTGACATTATTGCTGAAAGATACCACGGTACGTAACCGTATAAAGACCGATTATGCCGCTCTCTGGTCAAAACTGGGAGAAAAGGATGCCAGTCGCCGGGCAGCGGAAGTCATCTATACAGAAGCAATTAGCTGA
- the surE gene encoding 5'/3'-nucleotidase SurE has product MKGKEQEKIILVTNDDGVTAPGIRALIEAVSPLGKVVVVAPDSPQSGKGHAITIGVPLRLDQVDIFEGIEAWQCSGTPVDCVKLARDKILHRLPDICVSGINHGANHSINVIYSGTMSAAMEAAIEGVPSVGFSYLDYSFNADFSLCKEVAHTVAKKMLESELPEGTLFNVNIPVVKKEDYKGIKICRQADAKWVEAFDERRDPRGKKYYWLTGEFINRDNGEDTDVYALANNYASLVPVQFDLTDYKLKKKIENDWKL; this is encoded by the coding sequence GTGAAGGGAAAAGAGCAGGAAAAGATCATACTTGTTACGAATGATGACGGAGTAACGGCCCCTGGTATCAGGGCCCTGATTGAAGCGGTAAGCCCGCTGGGCAAAGTAGTAGTGGTAGCCCCTGATAGCCCGCAATCGGGTAAAGGGCATGCAATCACTATCGGGGTGCCCCTGCGGCTGGACCAGGTGGACATCTTTGAAGGAATTGAAGCCTGGCAATGCTCTGGTACGCCGGTGGATTGTGTGAAGCTGGCCCGCGACAAGATCCTGCACCGCCTGCCGGATATCTGCGTAAGCGGGATCAACCATGGCGCCAACCATTCCATCAACGTGATCTATTCCGGTACAATGTCTGCCGCCATGGAAGCCGCGATAGAAGGTGTACCCTCAGTTGGGTTCTCTTATTTGGATTATAGTTTCAATGCAGATTTCTCTTTGTGTAAAGAGGTAGCTCATACGGTAGCTAAAAAGATGCTGGAATCTGAACTGCCGGAAGGTACCTTGTTCAATGTGAACATACCGGTTGTTAAAAAAGAAGATTATAAAGGAATAAAGATATGCCGTCAGGCAGATGCGAAATGGGTAGAGGCCTTTGATGAGCGCCGTGATCCACGTGGTAAAAAATACTATTGGCTTACGGGTGAGTTCATCAACCGCGATAACGGAGAGGATACGGACGTATATGCATTGGCTAATAACTATGCCTCACTGGTGCCAGTGCAGTTTGACCTGACGGATTATAAGCTGAAGAAAAAGATTGAGAACGACTGGAAACTCTGA
- a CDS encoding DUF6728 family protein: MKSIWQQILRYLYIGKKDPAAPKNRYVYMMHGMNRISIIVFLIALIIMLVKLFSRHH, encoded by the coding sequence ATGAAAAGCATCTGGCAACAAATACTACGCTACCTCTACATAGGTAAAAAAGATCCCGCTGCACCTAAGAACCGTTATGTATATATGATGCATGGCATGAACCGGATATCTATCATCGTATTCCTGATCGCATTGATCATAATGCTGGTAAAACTATTTAGCCGCCATCATTAA